Below is a genomic region from Sporohalobacter salinus.
CTGTATTTTACTAGGAGTTGGAATGATTTATCAAGTTACTGGTTATTTAAACTTTACGTGGGTAGCGAAAAATATAGATACTGCATTAAGTAATTATTCTCATGTAGTAACAGCAGCAGTTGCTTTATTTACAGTAGGATTTAGTTTGAAGGTTGCTTTATTTCCTTTGCATGTTTGGTTGCCTGATGCTCATTCTTCCGCTCCGATACCTTCAAGTGCCATATTATCAGGACTACTAACTAAGATTTATTGTTTAGTATTAATTCGGATTGTTTATACTGTTTTATCTTTTGAAGTGTTAAAAGTTCTTCCTTTAGGTATGATTTTAAGAAGTTTGGCAGCTATTTCTATTTTGTTTGGTTCCTTCTTTGCTATTGTACAGACTGATATCAAACGACTGTTAGCTTATTCTAGTGTATCGCAGGTTGGATATATTGTTCTTGGTTTTTCATTTTTCAATAGTTATGGTCTTAAAGCGTCTTTACTACATATAATTAATTATGCTTTTATGAAGGTAGCACTCTTTTTAGCAGCGGGAAATATTATTTATGCTACTGGAATAAAAGAGATTGACCAATTGAAAGGTATAGGTCGACGAATGCCAGTAACTTTTGTTGCCTTTTCACTTGGAGCTTTAGCTATGATTGGTATTCCACCACTAAATGGTTTTTTTAGCAAGTGGTATCTAGCTCTAGGAATTTTAAAATCACATATGCCTATTTATCTAATAGTGATTACAATCAGTACCTTACTTAATGCATCGTATTATTTGCCAATAATTATTAGAGGCTTCTTTTATCAGTTAGAAATCAACTCAGATGAAGTTAAAGAAGTATCTCCAAATCTTTATCTTCCAGCAATTTTATTGGGAATAGGTTGTTTAGTTTTGGGATTAGGTATTAACTGGCCAATGAAAATAATAGATCAAGCAGCTAATACTTTATTGATGATGGGAGGATAAATAATGAGTATGTTTGGTGAACCAGTTACATTATGGTGGATTATTTTATTTCCAGTATTAATGCTTCCTTTTAAGTTCTGGTTAAGAAAAATAAAGTTAGCAAGGGAAATGATAGCATTAGTGGTTCCAATAATGACCACGTTATTTATATTCTCCTATTATCCATTAATTATCCAAGGAGAAGTTATAACAGAAACGATATTTAAAATTAATGATGTATTAGATATATGCTTACGTATTGATGCAGCTAGTTTTCTATTTGCTATTGTATCTTCAACACTTTGGGTTTTTACTATTATTTATTCTTTTGGTTATATGGAAGCTTATGAGAATAAAAATCGGTATTATACATTTTTAATATTGGCTTTAAGTGTTACAATGGGAGTTGCTTTTTCTGGAAATTTATTGACCTTTTACATGTTTTATGAATTTTTAACTTTAGCTACTTATCCATTAGTTATTCACGTAGAAACTAAAGAGGCCATGTCGGCAGGAAAGAAATATTTGATTTACTCTCTTAGCGGAGGGGCATTAATTTTAATGGGGATTATGATTCTATCTTTTCTATCTGATGCGACAGTATTAAATTTTATTGCTGGAGGAACTATTACAGAAGAATTATTAACTGCAGGTAATAATTTAGAGCTAGTATTACTTTTCTTTTTACTTGGTTTTTCAGTTAAAGCTGCAGTAATGCCTCTACATCGTTGGTTGCCTGCGGCAATGGTTGCGCCAACACCGATTAGTGCTCTTTTCCATGCGGTAGCAGTAGTTAATTCTGGAGTTTTCGGAATTATTAGGATTGTGTATTTTATTTTTGGGGCAGAAATCGTTATTTCACTATGGACAGGAAAGTTATTTTTAACTTTAGTTTTAATAACTATTATTTTAGCTTCTATAATTGCTTGTTTTAAGGATAATTTAAAGCGGCGGTTGGCCTATTCGACAATTAGTCAGTTAGGTTATATTTCATTAGGAACTTTTTTATTGAATTTGGAAGGAATAAGGGGTGGAATTTTACATCTATTTAATCATGCTTTAATTAAGATTACGCTTTTTTTCTGTGCTGGCATAATTTATATTGTAACTTGTAAAGAAAAAATTAGTGAAATGGCGGGAATTGGCAAAAAAATGCCCTGGACTATGGGAGCTTTTGCTATTGCTTCTCTAGGCATGGTAGGAATTCCTCCATCAGTAGGCTTTAATAGTAAATGGTATCTATTATTAGGTAGTTTCAATAAAGGTTCATTATTTATAATGGGACTTTTGATTTTAAGTGCATTGCTTAATGCTATCTATTTTTTTCCAATAGTGGTTTCGGCTTTCTTTAAGAAACCAAAGACAGATTTTGAAGAACATCAAGGTTATTTTGAAGCTCCTATTACTATGTTAGCGCCAACGGTGATTTTAGCTGTTGCTACAATTGTTTTTGGAGTTTGGTATTATTTACCAAGTTCAATAGTAGAGGTAGTAGTCCAGAATCTTTTTTAGAGGTAAGAATAGAGATATCTCCCCTTTCATTATTGCCAAAGAAATTATATAAGATACCAAATAATTTTATGGTTTTCATCTCGTTTTGGTGTTACAATTATTTTGGTAGACAGAATTA
It encodes:
- a CDS encoding complex I subunit 5 family protein; the encoded protein is MSITEHLPIAIVLFQLIVAILLPLIHKGKKKFVPPVVIGAAIINIIISSFSLKQILDQGMSTYQLGGWPSYFGIEVIFDQITALITLLISFIFLIIICYAVKGINKEINQEQIGYYFSLFFLLTAAMYGMTMAFDIFNLYVFMEVSLLASVGIVVIKNTPKSIQGGFNYLILNAIGSSCILLGVGMIYQVTGYLNFTWVAKNIDTALSNYSHVVTAAVALFTVGFSLKVALFPLHVWLPDAHSSAPIPSSAILSGLLTKIYCLVLIRIVYTVLSFEVLKVLPLGMILRSLAAISILFGSFFAIVQTDIKRLLAYSSVSQVGYIVLGFSFFNSYGLKASLLHIINYAFMKVALFLAAGNIIYATGIKEIDQLKGIGRRMPVTFVAFSLGALAMIGIPPLNGFFSKWYLALGILKSHMPIYLIVITISTLLNASYYLPIIIRGFFYQLEINSDEVKEVSPNLYLPAILLGIGCLVLGLGINWPMKIIDQAANTLLMMGG
- a CDS encoding proton-conducting transporter membrane subunit, with amino-acid sequence MSMFGEPVTLWWIILFPVLMLPFKFWLRKIKLAREMIALVVPIMTTLFIFSYYPLIIQGEVITETIFKINDVLDICLRIDAASFLFAIVSSTLWVFTIIYSFGYMEAYENKNRYYTFLILALSVTMGVAFSGNLLTFYMFYEFLTLATYPLVIHVETKEAMSAGKKYLIYSLSGGALILMGIMILSFLSDATVLNFIAGGTITEELLTAGNNLELVLLFFLLGFSVKAAVMPLHRWLPAAMVAPTPISALFHAVAVVNSGVFGIIRIVYFIFGAEIVISLWTGKLFLTLVLITIILASIIACFKDNLKRRLAYSTISQLGYISLGTFLLNLEGIRGGILHLFNHALIKITLFFCAGIIYIVTCKEKISEMAGIGKKMPWTMGAFAIASLGMVGIPPSVGFNSKWYLLLGSFNKGSLFIMGLLILSALLNAIYFFPIVVSAFFKKPKTDFEEHQGYFEAPITMLAPTVILAVATIVFGVWYYLPSSIVEVVVQNLF